The Fimbriimonas ginsengisoli Gsoil 348 genome window below encodes:
- a CDS encoding glycoside hydrolase family 172 protein, which yields MTHVQELFEKPKGVETRWFSPENPEGKRGSGGRENAGSKGRPYVSVAAGETATLLEFEGSGVVRRMWVTIGDRSPEMLRSLRIEMFWDGAASPAVSVPFGDFFGIGLGRRTPFENALFSDPEGRSFNCFIPMPFRQSARVAITNDSAQNLRHLFYDIDVTVNESLAPETIYFHACWRRESPNELGKEFAILPRVEGSGRFLGCNLGIITDPRYDGTWWGEGEVKIRTGDDQDPTLCGTGTEDYVGTGWGQGSYAHRTQGCLIADKERRHWAFYRYHVDDPVYFDGGCTVSIQTIGGIGKPKALELLANGVPMIPVTLDPGDPHPMIHLMGRETPVDLATEGTETDWCNFWRQDDWSAVAYFYLDRPENSLPPLAPAAERVRDLNP from the coding sequence ATGACACACGTGCAGGAGCTATTTGAGAAGCCGAAAGGTGTGGAGACGCGGTGGTTTAGTCCGGAGAACCCGGAGGGGAAGCGAGGGAGCGGCGGCAGGGAGAATGCCGGGTCAAAGGGGCGGCCGTATGTTTCGGTGGCGGCGGGGGAGACGGCGACCCTGTTGGAATTCGAAGGGAGCGGGGTCGTCCGCCGGATGTGGGTAACGATCGGCGATCGAAGCCCGGAGATGCTCCGATCCCTTCGGATTGAAATGTTCTGGGATGGGGCGGCGTCTCCGGCGGTTTCCGTCCCCTTCGGCGACTTCTTTGGGATCGGGCTCGGCCGGCGCACGCCGTTCGAAAACGCCCTCTTTTCCGATCCGGAGGGGCGCAGCTTCAACTGCTTCATCCCGATGCCTTTCCGGCAATCCGCCCGCGTCGCGATCACTAACGACAGCGCCCAGAACCTGCGGCACCTGTTTTACGACATCGACGTCACGGTAAACGAATCTCTCGCCCCCGAGACCATCTATTTTCACGCTTGTTGGCGCCGCGAATCGCCGAACGAACTGGGCAAGGAGTTCGCGATCCTTCCCCGAGTTGAGGGGAGTGGCCGATTCTTGGGTTGCAACCTCGGCATTATCACGGACCCGCGGTACGACGGGACCTGGTGGGGCGAGGGCGAGGTCAAGATACGGACCGGCGACGACCAAGACCCCACTCTATGCGGGACCGGCACCGAGGATTACGTCGGCACCGGCTGGGGCCAAGGGTCGTACGCGCACCGTACGCAAGGATGCCTTATCGCCGACAAAGAGCGCCGCCACTGGGCGTTCTACCGCTACCACGTCGACGACCCGGTCTATTTCGACGGCGGCTGCACCGTCTCGATCCAGACGATTGGCGGCATCGGCAAGCCGAAGGCGTTGGAGCTGCTGGCGAATGGCGTTCCTATGATTCCGGTCACGCTCGACCCGGGCGATCCGCACCCGATGATCCACCTCATGGGCCGCGAAACGCCGGTAGACCTGGCAACCGAAGGGACGGAGACGGATTGGTGCAACTTCTGGCGTCAAGACGACTGGTCGGCGGTGGCGTATTTCTATCTGGACCGCCCCGAGAACAGCCTCCCGCCTCTTGCTCCAGCCGCAGAGCGAGTCAGAGATCTAAACCCCTAG